Below is a genomic region from Planctomycetaceae bacterium.
CACTGGAATCACAGACATGGCGGCAAACAGAATGCTGATTGACGAGACCAGCTGTAAGGCTGCCAGTTCCGCCTGCGAAAGGGGCCGATTCATTCTGGCGGTGGCTTCCAGCTCACGGAACAAGATTTCTGTTTCGCGACTCCGGATGTTTCTCAGAACGTCGACAAAACTATCCTGATTGTGCGTCAGGTTCAGAGCCGTGACGCACAGCATGAAGAGTCCTGGTGGGTGTGTTCCGACATGCAATACGTCTCCTTCTGCCATCCGCTCCTCGTACCCGGTCAGCAGTTCGTCCATCGAATTAATTTTGAAAGCGGCTTCATAGAAATAGCCGGACGCAAACCTGTCGTAAACAATCCACCACGACTTCACTTCGCGATGGGGCGTTGGCGCCGAACGCCCTGCTGCATTCTGCCAGGCAACCGTCAACAGAGTCAGAGCGATAATCAGCAGTGCGTGGCGAATCTGTCCGTATTTCGAGATGCGGCGATCACCAAAGACAGCCAGTATGAAAAGCAATATCCCCACAACAATGCCCGGCAGAAATCGATCCATCCATTCGCCAGCTGAACTGGCGAACGCATGCCTCGTCCATGTCCATTCGTCTGGGACTCCAAGCGGAATGAATGGGCAAAGCAGAATCGCAAGCGTGGCGACGGATGCCAATACCAGCGTGATTCGCCAGCAATACGCACCAGACACCAGACGGGAGGGTTGGTCTGCGGCCACGATGGGCTCGACATGCATTAGCGGTCAATTTCCAGAAACGCGATCATCGATGGATTGCCAACTGCACCGTAATCGCCCGTAAATTCAAGCTTTCCGGTTTCCCGATCGACCTGAAACACCGCGACATGATCTGCCCGCTGATTGCAGCAGTACAGGAACGTTCCACTCGGGTCGATGCTGAAACTGCGGGGATAATTGCCGCGAGTCCAGACGTCGTCCACATGCGACAGCGTTCCGTCAGCACCAACAGCAAAGACTCCAATACTGTCATGCAATCGATTGCCAGCATACAGGTACCGGCCATCTGAACTGACGAGTACCTCAGAACAGAAGTTGCTGCCCACAAATCTCTCAGGAAGTGTGGAGATGGTCTGCCGAGGGGTCAGTTGGCCGGACTCTTTTTCGTAGTCGAACACGACAAGCGTCGATCCTTCTTCCTGAATGGAATAGAACCATTTGCCGTTGGGATGAAAGTAGAAGTGTCGTGGCCCATCTCCGGGCGGCAATTCAACAAACGGTTGTATTGCGGGCGACAGAGTTCCATTCTCTGCGTCGAATGCCCAGATGAAGATGCGATCCAGGCCCAGGTCGACATGAAGGACATACCGCCCATCCGGTGAAGATTCGATCATGTGCGCGTGGGTTCGGTCATGTCCACTGAATGCGAAGCTTCCCGGAGGAGCGTTGACAGCTCGCGTTGGTCCAATCTTTCCTTCGTCATTTTTTACGTCACTCGCATCTGCAAGTGTGCCGTCTTTAAGGATCGGAAATACGGCAACAGATCCACCGAAGTAGTTGGCCACCAACAGAAATTTGCCGGATGGATGGATGCTCACATAAGTCGGTCCAGCGCCGCCCGCCTTGACCGAATTCAGCATTCGCAATTGCCCGTTGCTTTTGTCGATGGCAAATGAGCTTACGGAGCCCTGTTTGTCATTGCCGACCCGATCGGTCTCATTTGCGGAATAAAGCCGATCTCCGGATCGGTTAATGGTAACGCAGCTGGGGCTGGTTCCGAGATCGAATGTTCCCGCCGGAATCATCGCGCCAGACTGGCGATTAATCTCGAAAATATGAATACCACGACCATTGCCCGGAGGAAGGTCGACCTGAGTCGGCAGCGTATCCTTCAGGGGCGAGCTGAAAGTACCGACATACGCGAAGAGACGTGAGTTCTGTTGCCCACTGGGAATCGCCATGGTGTGGCAGGACGCAAATATTCTTGACAACCCAGCGGTGATGCCCAGCGAGGCTGCGCTGCCGACGAATTGCCGCCTGGAATACGGACTGGTGTGCATATTATCATTCCGGTTGTTCGAGCAGGATCACTTTCGTACGCCATTTGTGGTCGCAGTATTGAATTATTCCACCAAATTCGCGAGCGAGAGATGAAACGCCCTGAGTATTTCCTACCGTGTCATCCCGGACAAACGTCCTGATCGATGTCCGTCGACTGGTCGACCGTTTCGGCGAGCCCCGCTGGAAAAATCCCAACCGCCAACACAGAATCATTCCATGAAAGTTGCAATAATCACAGCCGGGGGGGCGGGGATGTTCTGCGGCTCATGCATGCAGGACAATGCACTTGCTCGCGCTCTGCGGATAGCCGACGTGGACGCTGTGCTCATTCCTACTTACACGCCGATTCGTGTGGATGAAGAGAATGCCAGCAGCCCTAAAGTTTTCCTCGGCGGGATTAATGTTTACCTGGATTCCGTGGTTCCCGGTTGGCGGCGTCTGCCGCATTTCCTCAAATCATGGCTCGATCACCCAGGTGTGATTCGGCAACTTTCCCGACTGAGCGGCAGTACGGACGCAGCCAGTCTCGGAAAATTGACCATTGATCTTCTTAGCGGTACGCACGGCCCGCAGCGCGGCGAGATTGTTCAGCTTGTTGACTACATCGTCGATGACCTGAAGCCGGATATCGTGGTGTTCAGTAACGCACTTCTGTCCGGTGTTGTTCCTCATTTACGCAGTCGGTTTCGCGGCAGGATTCTCACGCTGCTTCAGGGCGACGACATTTTTCTTGATGCTCTGAGACCACAATTCCGGCAGCCGGCATTACGGCAGCTGACTGACAACTGTCGTTCTTTGGACGGAATACTGACTCACAGCCGGTATTACAGCAGCCACATGAGGGATTACCTTTCCCTGCAAGGCATGGAATTTCGTGAAATTCCGCTCACCATGGATGGGTGGCATGTTGAAGAAAAACAAGCCAAAACCGAAATACAGGCGGATGGGGACAAGGGCCGTGTGAATATTGGCTATTTCGCACGAGTCTGTCCCGAGAAGGGCGTTCAGCACTTCCTGGATGCGGCCCGGCAGTTGCTTCCGATCTATCCTGACGTGGACTTTACGATCGCCGGATTTTTACCACAGCAACACCGGCACTGGTTTGACTCATTGCTTGCAGGAGTGCAGAAGGACGTCCCTTCAGACAGGTTGCGGTGGCTTGGTAGTCCTTCGACAAGGAGTGAGAAGTTCAAAATCCTGCAGGCGTTCGACTTATTGTTTATTCCTGCGGATTACCACGAACCTAAGGGACTGTACGTCATTGAGGCGGCTCTGCTGGGTGTTCCGTCGCTGCTTCCCGCTCATGGAGCATTTCCTGAACGCATTGCCGACCTGGGAGCAGGCTGGTTATTCGATTCCAGTTGCAAACCGCCGCATGGTGAATCTTCGGTCCGGAAGCTCGAGGATTTTGTGACGACCTACACGCGGAATATGGATTCTGATTGTAAATCCAGGTTGATCGAATCGGCTACGAGGCTGCATTCCATGCAGAGCACCGGACCAGTCGTGCGTTCTGTGCTGGAGTCTTTCTGAAACTCGCGCGGTCTCGAATTCGAACAGTCTCAACTGGATTTCGCACAGTCTGCAATTCGAACAGGCCCGACCATAAGAAGTCAGGCGTCGGGCCATTCGACAGCGATCAGTGAGGCACTTAGTGAGCTGGCGGCATGCTGTTCTGGAATGCGCGGTTGCGAAACAGGAAGTCGATGATATTACCTTCGTGTGGCTGCAGCCAGTTCAAAGCGCAGGTTGGTATCGGACCGATATTCAGTCGATCAATGTGTCTCGCGTCAACCAGTTCCTGTGTCCATTTCGGATCTTCAGTGATTGCGGTTCCAACCAGTGTGGAACCGATCTTTTTCAGCATCTGGTTCTGAGGACATTTCACCACAGACACGAATGGAAACATGTACTCCGTATTTGCCATTTTGTCGTCAGGATCACTGACGTGCAGAACGGTCGGGCGAAGATAGTCACAGCGTTCTTTGGGAATCCATCGATCACCGTCCCGATATTTGGCCGTCATCTCTGTGACGGCAGCAGATTCGCAACCTTCGTCGATCTGACGGTTCATGGCTTCGGCAGCACCTGCCATCGTATTCGCAGCAAGAGCGGCATTGGGATCGGTGGTTGGCAAAGCTGTGATCGGGCCCAGCTGTTTTGCAATCGCATCCGCGATCTCTTCTGTGTGGCGAGATGCCCAGATTCCCGAGCAATTAATGCAGCTGCGACCGCCGTTAATCAGGACGCTCTTCACCAGGATGTCCAGATAATCTTCCCAGCGGTCGACAACGTCGTCGCCGAGCATGATCTTACTGAATCCTGGACCATGAGCCTGAACCCGGGGATTGCCAGCGTATTTCTCGACCGTGGCGGTACCCCCGAAAATCATCGCACGCTGGCATGTTTCCAGTACTTTGTTTCCGACATCGTGTGGCCCGGGATACAGTGAAAATGCTTCCCTCGGGACGCCAGCTGCCGCAAATGCTTCGTACATGCGATACGGAGTCCATGGTTCTGAGGACCCCGGCTTCAGAACCAATCCAACCTGCAGAGGAATCGCCGGAAGCCATAGTGTGTGAACACCAGGAGAATTCGATGGTAACACGAGCCCCAGAACCGGAGTGGTGCTTTGATAGCTCACCATCACCCCGCGACTTTCCATGCCGTATCCACGCGAAAGAATTTCGAGTGGCAGACCCCGTGTCAACGCATCCAGCATCGCGCCCATATTGCTGAGCACGAACGCATTCTTGCTCATGTTGGCTCGTGCCATGTTGAGCGGAAGACCCGTAGTTGCCGATTGAATCGAGCAGAATTCTTCCGGCGTCTGTGTGCCGTTACCCATCGGCAATGTTGCGGTCAGAAACAAGTCCGCCGCTTTCACGCACATGTCGATCAGATCGGCGGGCTGGAACTGACGAAGTACTTCTCGTGCTTTGTCTGCTTTCCGCATGTCCATTTGCACCAGGCCTGCATTGGCCTGATGCATCTGAGCCATGACTTCTCCGGTTTCAAAATGAACTACGTCCGCCTTTTCGAGCGACTCGTAAGGCTTACCCCAACGGATAACTGGAATTTCAAGCATGGCAGAAGGTGCTGATTAAACAGAGAAATTTGAACTGAAATGCTTCGCAGTAAGCGTTTGCGTCGCAGGTTGCCAGAAAAGACGCCCGTGCGTGACAGATGACTCCGCTGGCTTCCGACGGTCACTGTGGCAGCTAGTAGACCCCAACAGTCGTTGTTTTTGCAAATACGTGGTAGGGGCGAACACTGCTGACGCCGTCCCAGGTGTATTTGTCACACGGTTTTTCTCTTTCGCCCTCATCGCGTTCGAGGAACCCGGGCACGAAGAGCTCTTTCGTCAGGGTATAGAGCTTTACTCGACCTGTTTCACCGTACCCAACGACCTTGTTGTGGTCGTCAAAATCCACGACCTCTACCACGGCACGTGGCTGCGGTGCATAGTACGTGATCTTGTAATTGTCAGCGGGGTCAAATGGCTTGCCGCATGCCAGCCCCATCAGCGTGTTGCCATAGGTCGGCGTGATGTAGACATTGGGACCGAGCAATTCTTCGCATGCGAACCGGAACCACTGCTGCGTAAACTCCGTACCACCACAGAAGATGCCTTTGATTCCGGCTTCTTCGATACTGCTGCCTTCATCCATCAGCCGCAGTGCCAGGGCTTCCAGTAGTTTCGGGGTGGTGAACATGCACTGGATGTCGTTATTTGCGGACAGGACGGTCATCGCCTGATCGATGACGTGAGCGCTGTATTCTTTCGCCTCTTCAACTTTCCCTTTCTTCAGGAGTTTGACGACCCACCGCGGATCCAGATCCACGCAGAAGCAAATGCCCCCCCTGTGTTGTGCCAGATGCTCAATTGCAAGGCGCAGCCTTCTTGGACCCGATGGGCCCAGCATGAGCCAGTTCGCCCCGCGCGGGAAACTTTCATCCGGTAACGTGTCGCTGAACATTTCGTAGTCGATCCAGTGGTCCTCGACGACAACGCGAGATTTCGGGATCCCCGTGGTGCCACCAGTTTCGAAAACATAGATTGGCTTGTCCTGATATGCTTTCGGTACCCATCTTCTCATGGGCCCGCCGCGAAGCCATTCATCCTCAAACAGAGGGAATTTCTTAAGATCGTCGAAGCAATTGACATCTTTCAGAGGGTCGAAGTCAAAAGTTTTCTTTTTCTCAAGCCAGAACTCGCAGCCGGTCTCATCACTGAAATGCCACTGGACAATCTCACGAGTCTGTTGATCGAGTTGCTGCTTTCGTTCCAGGCACTTTTCTTCAAGCGTAGCCACAAAACATCCTTCTACAGAATCGAAGTCAAAATGTCGGGGATCTGCGACGCGGAACCGACAAAAAGTGGGATCTCTAACTATTTTTCGGGTGGAGTGTGAAAAACCACGGGGATTTCAGCCTCGCGCGGCCCGGTGTCAAAACCGCATCCACGAGGAAAACATGGTAGACACAATTTCTCATCTCTACCAACCGTTGAGCTGATTTCCCTCAAAACGACGTTGAATGAGATTCAGGAATTCACTTGCCGAATTGGTCGCTCTGGAAATTCGACAGAATCCTGATCGCTGGCCGTTGAAAAACGACGCGAAAGGCAACCGCACGCGTCAGAGAGGCACGTTTTTCAGCGTCGGCAATGTCCAGCGACCCATCTCTGACGGGTCGCGAAGTTGTTGAGCGGGCTGGCAGGATAGCGCAGTAACCGAGTCCTTGAAGATCCGGCTAAGCGGGAGGGTTCGTTAAAACAAGTGAAACACAAGTCTGACCCAGGGAACGAAGAATGTCGTTCGCAACCGCGTCATTACTCATTCCGTCATTTGATTTTGCCGTTCGTGATCAGGCCTGCACTACGCGTCCTCTGAACGCTGAAAGATGGCCCGGACACCAGAAAGTGCAATTCCCGTCACAAATACCGCCGCGGTACCTATGACGATGGCCATCAGAGGATGTACATACCCGCGGATCCACGCGATGGACGGTGGCGGATTGTCGAGGCTGGAGAGTGTGATGGCCCCGATGAAGGTGACTCCCACAATGACGGCCGCCAGACTGACGAGGGTTCCCCGAACGCGAGTAAATCTGGCCAGCAACATTAACCCCAGTGTTCCGCCGCTCAAGACTCCTGAAATCTTCCACCATGCATCCAGCATGGACTCAATTTTCGTCATCGCAATTGCACAACCAATGCCAGCTATCCCAAGCACGATGGTGATGTTACGCAGGAACCGTAGTTCGCTGGCATCCGCCGTGCGGCCCCAGAATCGCTGTCGCACATCGCAAAGAAGCAGGGTTGCAGAACTATTCAGCGATGAGTCGACGGTGCTCATCGCTGCTGCCAGGATTGCCGCGATGAGAAGCCCTGAAAGCCCCGGTGGTAACTCCGAAAGGATGAAAACGGGCAGTACTCGGTCGGATTTTATATCAGCCGGCAAAACCCCGCTTCCCGTCGTTTGGTAAAACGCGAATAATGCGGTGCCCACGAAGAACAGGACTGCTGAAATCGGGATGTATCCCAATGCACCCATCCAAACGCTTTTTCGTGCAGACTGGTTCGAATCAGAAGCAAAGTAACGCTGAACGTAGGTTTGATCGGCAGCAAAATTCTGCACGTTGATGACCAGCCCGAACATCAGCGTCATCCAGAATGATGGTATTGCAAAGGTGCTTCCGTTGAACTCGGTGGAACCAAGCGACAGTTTGTTGACTGACTGGTGGCGAGCGATATCGATGATTCCAAAGAAACCTCCTGGTACCCGGCTGACCAACAACCCTGCACAGATAATGATTCCACCCACAAGAATGAGACTCTGCGCAACGTCCGTC
It encodes:
- a CDS encoding sodium/solute symporter (Members of the Solute:Sodium Symporter (SSS), TC 2.A.21 as described in tcdb.org, catalyze solute:Na+ symport. Known solutes for members of the family include sugars, amino acids, nucleosides, inositols, vitamins, urea or anions, depending on the system.) — encoded protein: MFGHTHPLDLIIILLYLVIVTALGCLMSRRTKNAGEFMVAGGSLPGWVVGLSIIGTFVSSISFIANPGKTFADNWNPFVFSLSLPWAAWIATKWFVPWFRATGSVSAFEPLEQCFGAWARVYAALFNVLYHVGRTGTILYGVSLAVSTLLSIDVYWLILAIGILVIVYTLTGGIEAVIWTDVAQSLILVGGIIICAGLLVSRVPGGFFGIIDIARHQSVNKLSLGSTEFNGSTFAIPSFWMTLMFGLVINVQNFAADQTYVQRYFASDSNQSARKSVWMGALGYIPISAVLFFVGTALFAFYQTTGSGVLPADIKSDRVLPVFILSELPPGLSGLLIAAILAAAMSTVDSSLNSSATLLLCDVRQRFWGRTADASELRFLRNITIVLGIAGIGCAIAMTKIESMLDAWWKISGVLSGGTLGLMLLARFTRVRGTLVSLAAVIVGVTFIGAITLSSLDNPPPSIAWIRGYVHPLMAIVIGTAAVFVTGIALSGVRAIFQRSEDA
- a CDS encoding lactonase family protein, with product MHTSPYSRRQFVGSAASLGITAGLSRIFASCHTMAIPSGQQNSRLFAYVGTFSSPLKDTLPTQVDLPPGNGRGIHIFEINRQSGAMIPAGTFDLGTSPSCVTINRSGDRLYSANETDRVGNDKQGSVSSFAIDKSNGQLRMLNSVKAGGAGPTYVSIHPSGKFLLVANYFGGSVAVFPILKDGTLADASDVKNDEGKIGPTRAVNAPPGSFAFSGHDRTHAHMIESSPDGRYVLHVDLGLDRIFIWAFDAENGTLSPAIQPFVELPPGDGPRHFYFHPNGKWFYSIQEEGSTLVVFDYEKESGQLTPRQTISTLPERFVGSNFCSEVLVSSDGRYLYAGNRLHDSIGVFAVGADGTLSHVDDVWTRGNYPRSFSIDPSGTFLYCCNQRADHVAVFQVDRETGKLEFTGDYGAVGNPSMIAFLEIDR
- a CDS encoding aldehyde dehydrogenase family protein; amino-acid sequence: MLEIPVIRWGKPYESLEKADVVHFETGEVMAQMHQANAGLVQMDMRKADKAREVLRQFQPADLIDMCVKAADLFLTATLPMGNGTQTPEEFCSIQSATTGLPLNMARANMSKNAFVLSNMGAMLDALTRGLPLEILSRGYGMESRGVMVSYQSTTPVLGLVLPSNSPGVHTLWLPAIPLQVGLVLKPGSSEPWTPYRMYEAFAAAGVPREAFSLYPGPHDVGNKVLETCQRAMIFGGTATVEKYAGNPRVQAHGPGFSKIMLGDDVVDRWEDYLDILVKSVLINGGRSCINCSGIWASRHTEEIADAIAKQLGPITALPTTDPNAALAANTMAGAAEAMNRQIDEGCESAAVTEMTAKYRDGDRWIPKERCDYLRPTVLHVSDPDDKMANTEYMFPFVSVVKCPQNQMLKKIGSTLVGTAITEDPKWTQELVDARHIDRLNIGPIPTCALNWLQPHEGNIIDFLFRNRAFQNSMPPAH
- a CDS encoding glycosyltransferase family 4 protein; the encoded protein is MKVAIITAGGAGMFCGSCMQDNALARALRIADVDAVLIPTYTPIRVDEENASSPKVFLGGINVYLDSVVPGWRRLPHFLKSWLDHPGVIRQLSRLSGSTDAASLGKLTIDLLSGTHGPQRGEIVQLVDYIVDDLKPDIVVFSNALLSGVVPHLRSRFRGRILTLLQGDDIFLDALRPQFRQPALRQLTDNCRSLDGILTHSRYYSSHMRDYLSLQGMEFREIPLTMDGWHVEEKQAKTEIQADGDKGRVNIGYFARVCPEKGVQHFLDAARQLLPIYPDVDFTIAGFLPQQHRHWFDSLLAGVQKDVPSDRLRWLGSPSTRSEKFKILQAFDLLFIPADYHEPKGLYVIEAALLGVPSLLPAHGAFPERIADLGAGWLFDSSCKPPHGESSVRKLEDFVTTYTRNMDSDCKSRLIESATRLHSMQSTGPVVRSVLESF